The Cicer arietinum cultivar CDC Frontier isolate Library 1 chromosome 1, Cicar.CDCFrontier_v2.0, whole genome shotgun sequence genome contains the following window.
CACATTTATAATCAATAAATCATTGGATAAACCACTTTTTTAGTCCCTAAAAGTGAAAGTGTAGGGCACTGTCACTTTGGTCATGACTCAGTAAAAAACCCAAATTAGTTCTCGAAACATCAAAACGTCAGTCAGTTCAGTTTAGTCTTTTGACGTTATAACCAGGACTATTTTGACTATTTTGACGATTGTATCTTTTAGGGAGACTTTTATGATAGTAGATTGTATACTTCAAGGACTATTTTGAGAATTCAATGActaatttgggtttttagcTTAGTCAAATACCAATGTGACTGTGTAGGGAGGGAGCCAAGAATTAAATGTAGGGGACCAAgtttaaaagtataatttagtcaagaaaaaaataaaatttcaaatacacaatatatacaataaaattataagatatatcaaaaattaatattgtcaaaataaaaagaagtaaCATTTACTTCTAAAGTTGTGTTAACAGTTGCTTCATAGaattaaaattatcaattatcATATTTGAGGTAAATTTTTCAACAATCTCATCTTCTAATAAATGCTTGTTTTAGATTTTACTTAGTTAAAAGATGTTTAAAGTCCAATACATTGAGGAAAAAACCATTATAAATTATCATAGAAagttcaaaacaaaataacacaaaattataatagcatattaatattaaaaagaaaattgtatAAATTGATGAAGaataagaaaagaagaagaaaaaaaacctgATCCAGAAATGATTCCTTGTGAGGTAACAATACGCTTGCTGGATATCCAGTAATGAGTATATGGAAAAAGAGTGCACTCATCCCCTTCTACCTGTGTCAGTCACAAAAACCACATCTTCAAAAATAAGATTAGGAACTTCCTCATGTAAATTATAGATTGATGATTGAAAAAAGGCTAAGAAAAAGTGAAGTGATTAATGATGAAGCTTTAATACCTTGTGAGAATCGTGTTGATAGAAGAATAGAGCAAAGGAAATTAGGAGTACTAAGATAGGCAATACCCTCCACAGTAGCGGCACCATTTTTCTTAGTAGAAACAAAAGTAGTATATCAAACTTACTTTTTTTGTTCTCTTAATCTTTTGTCAAAACTTTAAGTAACGGATACAGGATACTGAAGCATTGAAACTAGTcataaagaataataataattgaatagaTTTTCACTCCAAAACATATGCCGTAACACGACATGGATGGAGCACGTGGACCCACCTGCCTTAATAactgtttatttttctttaatatttcatatatctatgtattttaaattcatcatgtgtattcactttttcttttaaactgACTATTTAAAAAGATTGAGAGAgaaatacattattaataattaaaatggcaCTAATAGTCATTTAATCATAGATTAATCttcattagaaaaaataaaaggttGAAAAGATGTTGCTGCCCAGGATCGAACTGGAGACCTTTAGTGTGTAAGACTAACGTGATAACCACTACACCACAGCAACTTGTTGTTGATGAATATTCGTTTAAATACCACTTTAACGCATATTTCAGCACGGTATGGCATTACTATTACTAAGCAAGAATCACGTGTTGAGGTGTTATGAAACATGATGGTGGCAACACAACTTGAATAGCTTGCCTCTAAGACCGTTGTTTTTAAATCTTCAGTTCTATCctttatccaaaaaaatatcTTCAATTCTATCATCAGAATGGtgggaagttttttttttatggtattttCTTGATTTTATCTCAACAAAGAGAAATGGACAATACGATAATAtcttatgataaaaatatttcgTCACAATTTGAGGTCAAAAGGTAAAAACTCGTACTATATATATGGCTGTATAGATTCGGATAGTTACATCTAAAATTAAGTAggtatgaattaaatatattagtaCTCACTTTGACCCGCAACCGtggaaatatataaatatatttgtttattgttttttatattttgaatatttttattcaactaAATactatcatttataaatatatatatatatatatatattgtaatatAAAACTGTATTACATTAacatcctaaaaaaataattttctttttcaataagAATTGCCTAAAACTCATCTACTAAatgtatattttgttttactgtacaattgataaaatttcgGTAGATGTAATTTTTCCAAAATCACTATGATTTTGTCAATTCCACCTAAAACCAAACACTGAAAGAATATGTGCAATAAAAAAGAAGTATGTTAGAAATGTAGAAAATTCATCCAGTAATAGAGTATGTTAGATCAAATGTATTACTATCATTGCTCTAGCTTGtagattttacattttttggTGAAATGTGTAAATACATATTGATAAAGGAAAGCTCAAATCAAAACCAATATATTGATCACAATTGTAAACTAATGAACAAATGACTTGCTATCTGGGTCAAAAACTACAGTACATTCTTCTGTTACATTTAAAACTGTCAAAAGTGTAATAAAGAATATCCATAAAGAAGGATGAGAGACATCATCACATAAGGGGAAAGAAAAATGAATCTATTCAGTTTTGCTAGGCTTTCTCTTCATTCTGCTATAAGGTCCAACTGTTCTGTCCATAATATACATGTAAATAACCTGACTCCAAGATTTATAACATGACAAACTATCATAATACTCAGGAGCAATCTCCTTCACCTTGTGTAGTTTGTTTCCAGGGATTCTTGGAAAATCATGGTGTTCGTTGTGGTAACCTACATGCCATGTGAGAAGATTCAGAGGTCCATAGTAAGAATATGTCTCTTGTTCAGGATTGAATACATAATGCTCTGAAATGAAGTGACCGGCCATTGGATGCATCCCTCCACCAACAAATGTGGCGAGTATGAGGTATGCTAAGGATTTCCAACCCCAGAAATAAACCATTGACACGTCGAGGGCGATCTGAACAGAGAAGTTGATGAATTCCCAACAACCTGGTGGTTTCGGTTTAAGAAACAATGGTCGGAATGCATAAAAGAATAGCTGTAGAAAGACCCAAATCGTTTTCGCAAGAATATTTGTTACAACGCGTGCTTCAGCGAGACTAGGGATATCCATATCAATTCCATCTACACCTTGGAAGCGGTGGTGTTCCAAGTGATACTTTTGGAAGGTTACGGACATTGGTACGCCGATAGGGAGGTTAGCGAAAATCCCGAGCCATCGGTTGTAGACTGGTGTTGAGAAAGCCAGGTTGTGACTGAGTTCATGAATAGCCAAGAAGAGATTGTGATTGAGAAATGAGCCAAAAAAATAAGCTACTAGAAGTATCTTCAACCATCCTGCATCCTTAAGTAAAATAGCAGTACCAAGCTGAAGCAAAACAACTGCACTAATCTGCaacagaacaaaaaaaaattcaaaaactatcAACACACACCCTACAATATATAGGAAATATAGATCTAAAGAAACCTATCCATATTCCATGATCCACATAAAATGCATTTCAAATCCCTATCACAAACTAAAACCATCTAcacatctttaaaaaaaaattaacattacattCAGAGCATCTCCAATGGTAATAATCAATTCAACGTTGTTAACTTTGTACATGTTTGAATTGACGTGATTTTGACATAATCACAGTACCACCATGATTTTACAAAAACTAGACTTGGAGTTTCAACAAAATCCAATGTTGCTGCAATTTTGCCAAATTCATCATGAATCTAAACATACACTTACGTTTAGCAGGCCCTACAATCTCACCAACTTTCCACACAAATGGTGTAGCTCTTTAACAACTTAAAATAGATCCCACAAGTTACTATCTCAAATTCTTTAATAATCCTTTAAAAATGAATCTCACAAGTTGCCtcacaattattattttttaatcaatgatTAAGGAACTATAtcttattcttattattatatatataaactattaTTACATATAGCATCCTGGCCAATCTCCTCCTGTTGAGGAACATATAATCTAAGGGAATTGGATTTCCTACAGTTGCAGGAGGACCCTATAACCAATCTCAGCTATCCAATTTCAAATCAACAGTCGACATCATTAACTTAAAAATACACTATTTTCAATCTAAACAGTCTAATCTCATATCAACAGCCGATATAAAAAACTGCATATAACTGCGTGAATTTCTTAGTCACTGCAGAGAATCTAAATCCATAATCTAAAAAGTTCCATTGGATATGATATGACCTTAGCAttgaatcataaaaattaaaatacacattTACAGCTATTTTGCATAACCAGgtgtaattaaaataacatgGTATTATAAAATTCACCAAATTATATGAATACCTTCACCAGTGCCACATGCAGTTTCACACATACACATTACCAAACACATGCAAGATAGATGCTTTAAATGAATTGGAGGGAAccagaaaatatttaaaataaataaaggattaaaaaaaaaaaaccttgaaGAATGCGGAATAATCGGGACCAAAAAGCTCCTTAATTTGAGGGTATTTGGAGAGGATCTGACGACGGCGAGAAGCGTGGGGTTCATCGGTGTATGACCAGAAAAAGTCCCCAGACATGATGACGCCTTCACGATCTTCTCCGTTTTTAcccatttgtttttttttttgtttttttttttggttctaTTTCTCTCACATCACATGGCAGTTATCATGAAACGAGaatatgataatatatataagagAGAATGTGTGAGAGATTGAATAAAGGGAAATGACTAATGGCTAAGAATGGAATACAGAGAAACCACATATGCCTTCACTCTCACTGGttaaaatttgtttctttcccGACATTACAGCCTGGAATTTTTGTTGCTAACCCCTTTGATTTAGCAAACTAATCTATTTTAGTTCATTGCTTTATTTAccctaaataaaaataattacttcttttttttttaaattaaaaagcgTAGACGGTAGGAGTCATAAGGATAAGGATTAGTGAAAACCCACACTTTAACTCTTTTTCGTAAAAGtggtaaaataattaaattaaaaaattatatccatcagttataaataatattttatattatatttattaataataaatatttatattgtatttttttatataatttttaattattatatattgttttttgaatatttattaataataaactttatctttgtgattttttatatttaacattcACAATTGAGTTTGATATTTATcctacattttttaatatttttttttatctcgtattttttaatattgaacaTTTATCCcacatattaaattaatgtttttttctctaaatttataattagtatTCAATATTTATCctctatcttttatatttattattaataaatatttgtcacatatttttttaataatatttgaaattgaaaaaataaaataaaagatcaataaataattatatattaattttattgaaactacaatttttttatatataatttttttttagtctttatatgCAATTTATGCGTaggatttttaaatatttttgatagtTTTCTGTGTAGAATTTCTTTTTGGTTTTTAGGCAGTTTTTTATATacgacttttttttttgttgcgcTGTTTTCTACCTGCAGTCTTTTATATTTCAACTAAATAATCGTTAAAGTATGTTActactaaatttttaaataaaacaaaaatacaaaatttataggcaacattgtaattttaaataccctaaaaatattattagttcattttttaaacattaaaaagCATAGGCGGTAGGACTCATAAGGATTAGTGAAAATATCCAAACTTAACTCTTTTTGTAAAATTAGTTGATGTTTATCATTGAtagttattaaaattgatttttttggtAAAACCAATGATTCAATTagtctaaaaatataaaaacacataaaaaaattattttaattaaaaattatttttattaatcaatgtttaaaatattattaaaaaaatttaaagtttattattttattaatttaaattttataaatcaaatatattttttatttatttatctattttattaattttaaaaataaatatatacaaaaaatatttaatataaaattgaaattgtttataaataatttaatattacaataaataaattgtttattaatcagatatatttctatttatttagttaacttatttattttaaattataataaatatattatttactttaaattgttatttctgaattttttaaaaaacaaattatttttttataagtaaattatttatttaaattataataaataataggcATAATTGTTCACGTGgttcattaatttaattttaggttATACTTcgtcttttatcttcttttttttttatttagtcttttatttaattttaacttacaATATGAccatttatgtcttaaaatatcaacaatgttatcatttttttataaaaatttattaaaattttcaaacaaaatccataaaattaattatcatattcaatataattcaaatttca
Protein-coding sequences here:
- the LOC101512972 gene encoding sphingolipid delta(4)-desaturase DES1-like; the encoded protein is MGKNGEDREGVIMSGDFFWSYTDEPHASRRRQILSKYPQIKELFGPDYSAFFKISAVVLLQLGTAILLKDAGWLKILLVAYFFGSFLNHNLFLAIHELSHNLAFSTPVYNRWLGIFANLPIGVPMSVTFQKYHLEHHRFQGVDGIDMDIPSLAEARVVTNILAKTIWVFLQLFFYAFRPLFLKPKPPGCWEFINFSVQIALDVSMVYFWGWKSLAYLILATFVGGGMHPMAGHFISEHYVFNPEQETYSYYGPLNLLTWHVGYHNEHHDFPRIPGNKLHKVKEIAPEYYDSLSCYKSWSQVIYMYIMDRTVGPYSRMKRKPSKTE